From a region of the Deinococcus terrestris genome:
- a CDS encoding M50 family metallopeptidase, whose translation MNVFQSIAAALTPVGLLWTLLIIGVATFLHELAHYALARWQGVAVKSFSVGMGPVLVQRPWRGTEWRLSLLPIGGYVEIDGMAPEEDGQGGYRQATRGFAALPAWGKIAVLLAGPLMNLVLALGLMTATFASQGVPALDRARIESVQPDSRAEALGLRAGDVIVALNGEAIPETRTVDGQTRPGWEGLRDFLATSGPKTLTVRRDGETREVAFDWQAQVSGERQLLGIGYGPDVDDASVPVAFTTAVTTTTEAVPQILRAFGGLFARFLTLDLSRDENVSGPIGTAEIVSQAANVGFWALVQIATLLNLSLAFFNLIPIPGLDGGRILLVLVGSLRGRPLTFSQEQAINLAGFALVMLLMVFVVVRDVSRFF comes from the coding sequence GTGAATGTGTTCCAGAGCATCGCCGCGGCCCTCACGCCGGTGGGCCTGCTGTGGACGCTGCTGATCATCGGGGTGGCGACCTTCCTGCACGAGCTGGCGCACTACGCGCTGGCGCGGTGGCAGGGGGTGGCGGTGAAGTCTTTCAGCGTGGGGATGGGGCCGGTCCTCGTTCAGCGGCCCTGGCGCGGGACCGAGTGGCGGCTGAGCCTCCTGCCCATCGGCGGGTACGTGGAGATCGACGGCATGGCCCCCGAGGAGGACGGGCAGGGTGGCTACCGGCAAGCCACGCGGGGCTTCGCGGCGCTGCCCGCCTGGGGCAAGATCGCCGTGCTGCTGGCCGGGCCGCTGATGAATCTGGTGCTCGCGCTGGGGCTGATGACGGCCACCTTCGCCTCGCAGGGGGTGCCCGCGCTCGACCGCGCCCGCATCGAATCGGTGCAGCCAGACTCCCGCGCCGAGGCGCTGGGGCTGCGGGCCGGGGACGTGATCGTGGCCCTGAACGGCGAGGCGATTCCCGAGACGCGCACCGTGGACGGCCAGACCCGCCCTGGCTGGGAGGGCCTGCGTGACTTCCTGGCGACCAGCGGTCCCAAGACGCTGACTGTGCGCCGGGACGGAGAGACGCGCGAGGTGGCCTTCGACTGGCAGGCCCAGGTCAGCGGCGAGCGGCAACTGCTGGGCATCGGTTACGGCCCCGACGTGGACGACGCGTCCGTGCCGGTTGCCTTCACCACCGCCGTCACGACCACCACCGAGGCCGTGCCGCAGATTCTGCGGGCCTTCGGGGGGCTGTTCGCCCGCTTCCTCACGCTGGACCTCTCGCGCGACGAGAATGTCAGCGGTCCCATCGGTACCGCCGAGATCGTCAGCCAGGCGGCCAACGTGGGCTTCTGGGCGCTGGTGCAGATCGCCACGCTGCTCAACCTGTCGCTCGCCTTTTTCAACCTGATTCCCATTCCGGGGCTGGACGGCGGGCGCATCCTGCTGGTGCTGGTGGGGTCGCTGCGGGGCCGCCCGCTGACCTTCTCGCAGGAGCAGGCGATCAACCTCGCGGGCTTCGCACTGGTCATGCTGCTGATGGTGTTCGTGGTAGTGCGGGACGTGAGCCGCTTCTTCTGA
- a CDS encoding glycerol-3-phosphate acyltransferase, whose product MAFLSALLLVLAFLVGSLPLGYWLLRRLGVDPRVNSAYNLGVENVLRRVGPGPAAASAGLDAAKGFLAVLMASAVGSPEVCVLAGLAAYLGHLNPPRFLYGDTPPRGRGNLVLLGVLAGLSVTGLSLWLTVIPVMVYAAALGYWGYASGATLLGLLAFAVLVAVSPLGIPAKLGALGLLVAAGWRFKENLGRIVDGTEPHSLGDVPVAGKRADQVVTAFMIHPMTLENFWQSRRFAWMKPLVDRGVISEASVRRMAENLRPMKVGELHGIKTNEGKEIRCYLLSSPLLPDVFRDQPDLATRRAIEGARLAQELGAEVFGLGAFWSVVGNKGVDVQAAVPDLTITNGGAYTSGTIKAAIPGILRHFEGAGRNLRQATAGIVGANGVVAFGIARTIAPQVGKVIMIGRDMERLERSANTLRRAAKDTEIVTTTSYDTLREADLIFSATSDPNPVIFPEHVKPGAWIFDEGRPADAHESVLDVPGVRLIPGGVVRPPGGMTSNIDLQFGEGAVPACLAETLIIAATGEHHRKSLGPQTLTENINFFVEQAERLGFEVVD is encoded by the coding sequence ATGGCGTTTCTGTCGGCCCTGCTCCTCGTGCTCGCATTTCTGGTAGGGAGCCTGCCGCTGGGCTACTGGCTGCTGCGGCGGCTGGGCGTGGATCCCCGTGTCAACAGCGCCTACAACCTCGGCGTGGAGAACGTGCTGCGGCGCGTCGGTCCCGGTCCGGCGGCGGCGAGCGCGGGTCTGGACGCGGCCAAGGGCTTCCTGGCGGTGCTGATGGCCTCGGCGGTGGGGTCGCCGGAGGTGTGCGTGCTCGCGGGGCTGGCGGCCTACCTGGGGCACCTCAACCCGCCCCGGTTCCTGTACGGCGACACGCCGCCGCGTGGCCGGGGAAATCTCGTGTTGCTGGGGGTGCTGGCGGGGCTGTCGGTGACCGGCCTGAGTCTGTGGCTCACCGTGATTCCGGTGATGGTGTACGCCGCTGCCCTGGGCTACTGGGGCTACGCGAGCGGGGCGACGCTGCTGGGGCTGTTGGCCTTTGCCGTGCTCGTGGCCGTCTCGCCGCTGGGCATTCCGGCCAAGCTGGGGGCGCTGGGGCTGCTGGTGGCGGCGGGGTGGCGCTTCAAGGAAAACCTGGGGCGCATCGTGGACGGCACCGAGCCGCACTCGCTGGGCGACGTGCCGGTCGCGGGCAAGCGGGCCGATCAGGTCGTCACGGCCTTCATGATTCACCCCATGACGCTGGAGAACTTCTGGCAGTCGCGCCGCTTCGCCTGGATGAAGCCGCTGGTGGACCGGGGCGTGATCAGCGAGGCCAGCGTGCGCCGGATGGCCGAGAACCTGCGCCCCATGAAGGTGGGCGAACTGCACGGCATCAAGACCAATGAGGGCAAGGAGATTCGCTGCTACCTGCTGAGCAGCCCCCTCCTGCCCGACGTGTTTCGCGACCAGCCCGACCTCGCCACCCGGCGGGCCATCGAGGGGGCGCGGCTGGCGCAGGAGCTGGGGGCCGAGGTTTTCGGGCTGGGGGCCTTCTGGAGCGTGGTGGGCAACAAGGGCGTGGACGTGCAGGCGGCGGTGCCCGACCTCACGATCACGAACGGCGGCGCGTACACCAGCGGCACCATCAAGGCGGCGATTCCTGGCATCCTGCGGCACTTCGAGGGGGCAGGCCGCAATCTGCGGCAGGCCACGGCGGGCATCGTGGGAGCGAACGGGGTGGTCGCCTTCGGCATCGCGCGGACCATCGCCCCGCAGGTCGGCAAGGTCATCATGATCGGGCGCGACATGGAGCGGCTGGAACGCAGCGCGAACACCCTGCGCCGGGCCGCGAAAGACACCGAGATCGTCACCACCACCAGTTACGACACCCTGCGCGAGGCCGATCTGATCTTCAGCGCGACCTCCGACCCCAATCCGGTGATCTTCCCGGAACACGTCAAGCCGGGGGCCTGGATTTTCGACGAGGGCCGCCCCGCCGACGCCCACGAGAGCGTGCTGGACGTGCCTGGCGTGCGCCTGATTCCCGGCGGCGTGGTGCGGCCCCCCGGCGGAATGACGAGCAACATCGACCTTCAGTTCGGCGAGGGCGCCGTGCCCGCCTGCCTCGCGGAGACGCTGATCATCGCCGCGACGGGCGAGCACCACCGCAAGAGCCTGGGGCCGCAGACGCTGACGGAGAACATCAACTTCTTCGTGGAGCAGGCGGAGCGGCTGGGATTCGAGGTGGTGGACTGA
- a CDS encoding NAD(P)/FAD-dependent oxidoreductase → MDVLVVGGGPAGLYAAFYAGWRGLSVRLLEARGELGGQLSALYPDKVVYDAPGSPQTRAGDLVRALEAQLAPLGVDVRLGELARTLTPDPAGGWLVGTDRGTYRAGAVLLAAGLGALLPREVRVPGAETHPDVRADLPDPASLAGRRVLVVGGVPQATRAATELAAAGAQVTLTHRRAGFRGDPGTLAALEAGRAAGTLEVLAPAVLDRLTPTGAVLTLGGEAREVEADTVLVLNGYLPDLSPLAGWPLDWQGEYVPDGPGGETALPGVYVVGDLARSGGDFKLLSVAFAQAAVAANHAAHHVRPELKVRPGHSSEKGGYPARPTPEG, encoded by the coding sequence ATGGACGTGCTGGTGGTGGGCGGGGGTCCGGCGGGGCTGTACGCCGCCTTCTACGCGGGCTGGCGCGGCCTGAGCGTGCGGCTGCTGGAGGCGCGGGGAGAGCTGGGCGGGCAACTGTCGGCCCTCTACCCCGACAAGGTGGTGTATGACGCGCCGGGAAGTCCCCAGACGCGGGCTGGGGACCTCGTGCGGGCGCTGGAGGCGCAACTCGCGCCGCTGGGCGTGGACGTGCGCCTGGGCGAGCTGGCGCGGACGCTGACCCCAGACCCGGCGGGCGGCTGGCTGGTCGGCACCGACCGGGGCACCTACCGGGCGGGCGCGGTCCTCCTGGCGGCGGGGCTGGGGGCACTCCTCCCGCGTGAGGTGCGGGTGCCGGGGGCCGAAACCCATCCTGACGTGCGGGCCGACCTGCCCGACCCGGCCAGCCTGGCGGGGCGGCGGGTGCTGGTGGTGGGCGGTGTGCCGCAGGCGACCCGTGCGGCGACCGAACTCGCAGCGGCGGGAGCGCAGGTCACCCTGACCCACCGCCGGGCGGGATTCCGGGGCGATCCGGGGACACTGGCGGCGCTGGAGGCGGGGCGGGCAGCGGGCACGCTGGAGGTTCTCGCCCCGGCCGTGCTGGACCGCCTGACCCCTACGGGCGCGGTGCTGACCCTGGGGGGTGAGGCGCGGGAGGTGGAGGCCGACACGGTGCTCGTTTTAAATGGCTATCTCCCTGACCTCTCCCCGCTCGCGGGCTGGCCGCTGGACTGGCAGGGGGAGTATGTCCCCGACGGTCCGGGCGGCGAGACAGCCCTGCCCGGCGTGTACGTGGTGGGTGACCTCGCCCGGTCGGGGGGGGACTTCAAGCTGCTGTCGGTGGCCTTCGCGCAGGCGGCCGTCGCCGCCAACCACGCCGCGCACCACGTCCGCCCGGAATTGAAGGTCCGGCCGGGCCACAGCAGCGAGAAGGGGGGGTATCCGGCCCGGCCCACTCCGGAGGGCTGA
- a CDS encoding phospholipase D-like domain-containing protein yields the protein MRPRLPRPLLGGLIALLTLLAAPGAEVAAQPLQAPGPLGLNLPPPDLAALDGLGLNTCPEPTARLDRLLYGRLRGQGAALSCGNRVEGLLHLPQADPAYSAQPRTPQGGYDALVAELGQTRRELVIANMIWDEGPDAPGASVALAIARLRADLAAHPERYPAGLTVRLMFGNTVRASAPLDPRANIYAAAEHLLAAGVPLTGDTVPGWRLELASYAYTYPHSHIKVIVQDGERVLAGGFNISINHLPGDAPGGRGLDLADQGIWVRGPAARHALAAVRDTWELGRALTCTRRPRPGLLRQDCTLAAGPSPWPLIWPTPAAPAGEAHVYPLYRRNGYAGTDEALTELVGAARTRLDIVQAQIGGTLGCVGDLSELAGCAPERQLPVWRAVVAAIRDHGARVRLLLDYDPALQAETLGLLRALRLELRGLGLDDHLQARWYGTQGGAHTKMVVVDGEMLVVGSHNLHFSSFGRTGLAEYSLATSDAAAIAEAQALFEFEWARGTAIRTPWWLPALPGGV from the coding sequence ATGCGCCCCCGTCTGCCCCGGCCCCTGCTCGGCGGCCTGATCGCCCTCCTGACATTGCTGGCGGCCCCCGGTGCGGAGGTAGCCGCGCAGCCCCTCCAGGCCCCCGGCCCGCTGGGGCTGAACCTCCCGCCGCCGGACCTCGCCGCCCTCGACGGCCTGGGGCTGAACACCTGCCCTGAGCCGACCGCCCGTCTGGACCGCCTGCTGTACGGGCGCCTCCGGGGCCAAGGCGCGGCCCTGAGCTGCGGCAACCGGGTGGAGGGGCTGCTGCATCTGCCCCAGGCCGACCCCGCCTACAGCGCCCAGCCACGTACCCCGCAGGGCGGCTACGACGCGCTGGTGGCCGAGCTGGGGCAAACCCGGCGCGAACTGGTGATCGCCAACATGATCTGGGACGAGGGGCCGGACGCGCCGGGGGCGTCGGTCGCGCTCGCCATCGCCCGGCTGCGGGCCGACCTCGCCGCGCACCCCGAGCGGTACCCGGCGGGGCTGACGGTGCGGCTGATGTTCGGTAACACGGTGCGGGCGAGTGCGCCCCTGGACCCCCGCGCCAACATCTACGCGGCGGCCGAGCATCTGCTGGCAGCGGGCGTGCCGCTGACCGGGGACACGGTGCCCGGCTGGCGGCTGGAACTCGCCAGCTACGCCTACACCTACCCGCACAGCCACATCAAGGTGATCGTGCAGGACGGCGAGCGGGTGCTGGCGGGGGGCTTCAACATCAGCATCAACCACCTGCCGGGGGACGCGCCGGGGGGCCGGGGCCTCGACCTCGCGGATCAGGGAATCTGGGTGCGCGGTCCGGCCGCGCGGCACGCCCTCGCCGCCGTGCGCGACACCTGGGAACTGGGGCGGGCGCTGACCTGCACCCGCCGCCCCCGCCCCGGCCTGCTGCGTCAGGACTGCACACTGGCCGCCGGGCCGTCGCCGTGGCCGCTGATCTGGCCGACCCCGGCGGCCCCGGCCGGGGAGGCGCACGTCTACCCCCTCTACCGGCGCAACGGCTACGCGGGAACCGACGAGGCGCTGACCGAACTGGTGGGTGCCGCCCGCACGCGGCTGGACATCGTGCAAGCGCAGATCGGGGGCACGCTGGGCTGCGTGGGCGACCTGTCCGAGCTGGCGGGGTGTGCCCCGGAGCGGCAACTCCCGGTCTGGCGGGCGGTCGTCGCGGCCATCCGCGACCACGGCGCCCGCGTGCGGCTGCTGCTAGACTACGACCCCGCCCTGCAAGCCGAGACGCTGGGATTGCTGCGTGCCCTGCGCCTCGAACTGCGCGGGCTGGGGCTGGACGACCATCTCCAGGCCCGCTGGTACGGCACCCAGGGCGGCGCCCACACCAAGATGGTCGTGGTGGACGGCGAGATGCTGGTGGTGGGCAGCCACAACCTGCACTTTTCCTCATTCGGCCGCACGGGTCTGGCCGAGTACTCGCTGGCGACCAGCGACGCGGCGGCCATCGCGGAGGCGCAGGCCCTCTTCGAGTTCGAGTGGGCGCGGGGCACGGCCATCCGGACGCCGTGGTGGCTGCCCGCGTTGCCGGGCGGGGTGTAG
- the ispH gene encoding 4-hydroxy-3-methylbut-2-enyl diphosphate reductase, translating into MIERIHLAKPRGFCAGVVMAIGAVEKAARQETGPLTVYHSIVHNHTVVDRLERQGGVQFVESLDDISALPQGSETVVFSAHGVSPSVRERARALGLATIDATCPLVTKVHTEAKKYAREGYTILLIGDSARHQEVIGTRGEAPGQTIVVGVLGKTGEGLHDPHTVEVPDPERVVVLTQTTLSVDDTRRTVDILKARFPALVIPPSEDLCYATKNRQDAVKAIAPQVDAFLVLTSPHSSNGMRLLELARDLCGRAERLETAADLAGLDLTGIRSLGITSAASTPDDLVQEVVAHFRALNPALEVVEEGEWENIEFREPKKILPTQELPRTMR; encoded by the coding sequence ATGATTGAACGCATTCACCTCGCCAAGCCGCGCGGCTTTTGCGCGGGGGTCGTCATGGCGATCGGGGCGGTGGAGAAGGCCGCCCGGCAGGAGACGGGGCCGCTGACGGTCTACCACTCCATCGTCCACAACCACACCGTCGTGGACCGCCTGGAGCGGCAGGGCGGCGTGCAGTTCGTGGAAAGCTTGGACGACATCTCGGCCCTGCCGCAGGGCAGCGAGACGGTCGTGTTCAGCGCCCACGGGGTCAGTCCGTCGGTGCGCGAGCGGGCGCGGGCGCTGGGCCTCGCCACCATCGACGCGACCTGCCCGCTGGTGACCAAGGTCCACACCGAGGCCAAGAAGTACGCCCGCGAGGGCTACACCATCCTGCTGATCGGCGACAGCGCCCGGCATCAGGAGGTGATCGGCACGCGCGGCGAGGCCCCGGGGCAGACCATCGTGGTGGGCGTGCTGGGCAAGACGGGTGAGGGGCTGCACGACCCCCACACGGTCGAGGTGCCCGACCCTGAGCGGGTGGTGGTGCTCACCCAGACCACCCTGAGCGTGGACGACACGCGGCGGACGGTGGACATCCTGAAAGCCCGCTTCCCGGCGCTGGTGATCCCTCCCAGCGAGGACCTCTGCTACGCCACCAAGAACCGCCAGGACGCGGTGAAGGCCATTGCCCCACAGGTGGACGCCTTTCTGGTACTCACCAGCCCGCATTCCAGCAACGGCATGCGCCTGCTAGAACTCGCCCGCGACCTGTGCGGCCGGGCCGAGCGGCTGGAGACGGCGGCGGACCTCGCGGGGCTGGACCTCACGGGCATCCGCTCGCTGGGCATCACCAGCGCGGCGAGCACCCCCGACGACCTCGTGCAGGAGGTGGTCGCGCACTTCCGGGCGCTGAATCCGGCGCTGGAAGTCGTGGAGGAGGGCGAGTGGGAGAACATCGAGTTCCGCGAGCCGAAAAAGATCCTGCCCACACAGGAACTGCCGCGCACGATGCGGTGA
- the dxr gene encoding 1-deoxy-D-xylulose-5-phosphate reductoisomerase, translating into MKLTVLGSTGSIGTQTLDVARERGWRVGALAAGRNLELLEAQVREFRPEVVSVAPEAYAEARARFGEVRVIADPAEVATLPADVVVNAMSGLPGLSPTRAALEAGRSVALATKEAMVTAADLIWEAAQRGGGRLVPIDSEHTGVFQCLTGEHLDDVAELILTASGGPFRDGPADLSAVTPEQALKHPSWSMGQKITIDSATLMNKGLEVMECAALYGLPLSRVGVVVHPQSVLHAAVRFQDGSLKGQFGPTDMRLAIAYAIDAAPTGMTRPGDVQGARRGPEVAGHRGWPLTGTWEFREPDHARFPCLGLAYRAGEAGGLLPAALNAADEVAVPAFLAGQIGFTDIPRLIERVLNETPQGELTWEALEETTRWATARAQELTAGVRA; encoded by the coding sequence GTGAAGCTCACGGTTCTGGGCAGTACGGGAAGCATCGGCACGCAGACGCTGGACGTGGCGCGGGAGCGCGGCTGGCGGGTGGGGGCGCTGGCGGCGGGGCGCAACCTGGAGCTGCTGGAGGCGCAGGTGCGCGAGTTCCGCCCGGAGGTGGTCAGCGTGGCGCCGGAAGCGTACGCAGAGGCCCGCGCCCGGTTCGGGGAGGTGCGCGTGATCGCGGACCCGGCCGAGGTGGCGACCCTCCCCGCCGACGTGGTCGTCAACGCCATGAGTGGGCTGCCCGGCCTCTCCCCCACCCGCGCGGCGCTGGAGGCGGGGCGCTCGGTCGCCCTGGCGACGAAGGAGGCGATGGTCACGGCGGCGGACCTGATCTGGGAGGCAGCGCAGCGCGGGGGCGGGCGGCTGGTGCCCATCGACTCGGAGCACACGGGCGTCTTCCAGTGCCTGACCGGGGAGCATCTGGACGACGTGGCCGAGCTGATTCTCACGGCGTCAGGTGGCCCCTTCCGCGACGGCCCGGCGGACCTGAGCGCGGTCACGCCCGAGCAGGCGCTCAAGCATCCCTCGTGGAGCATGGGCCAGAAGATCACCATCGACTCGGCCACCCTGATGAACAAGGGGCTGGAGGTCATGGAGTGCGCGGCCCTGTACGGCCTACCGCTCTCGCGGGTGGGCGTGGTGGTCCATCCGCAGAGCGTGCTGCACGCGGCGGTGCGCTTCCAGGACGGCAGCCTCAAGGGGCAGTTCGGGCCGACCGACATGCGGCTCGCCATCGCGTACGCGATTGACGCCGCGCCGACCGGAATGACCCGCCCCGGCGACGTGCAGGGGGCGCGGCGCGGGCCAGAGGTGGCCGGGCACCGGGGCTGGCCGCTGACCGGCACGTGGGAGTTCCGCGAGCCGGACCACGCCCGCTTTCCCTGCCTGGGGCTGGCGTACCGGGCGGGGGAAGCCGGAGGGCTGCTGCCCGCCGCCCTGAACGCCGCCGACGAGGTAGCCGTCCCCGCTTTTCTGGCCGGGCAGATCGGCTTCACCGACATTCCCCGGCTGATTGAGCGGGTGCTGAACGAGACCCCGCAGGGCGAACTGACATGGGAAGCCTTGGAGGAGACGACCCGCTGGGCGACGGCGCGGGCGCAGGAGCTGACGGCAGGGGTCCGGGCGTGA
- a CDS encoding MOSC domain-containing protein, whose translation MQLLSVHVGQPTAVQVGPRQIVSGIRKHAVPGRVAVTAAGLDGDHVMNRKHHGGPDQAVYVYTREDYAHWEEVLGRPLEPGTFGENLLLGGLESAGVTIGERFRVGGVLLEVTAARIPCATLGARMGDAGFVKQFAAARRPGFYVRVLEGGDVGAGDRVTREPGPARAPTVAQTFDLRFAPRPPREELERWLTYPLARRLRRDLEKLLATQDGPNPASSPRG comes from the coding sequence ATGCAGCTTCTCAGCGTCCACGTGGGCCAGCCCACCGCCGTGCAGGTCGGCCCCCGCCAGATCGTCAGCGGTATTCGCAAGCACGCGGTGCCCGGCCGCGTGGCGGTGACGGCGGCGGGCCTGGACGGCGACCACGTCATGAACCGCAAGCACCACGGCGGCCCCGATCAGGCCGTCTACGTCTACACCCGAGAGGATTACGCCCACTGGGAGGAGGTCCTGGGCAGGCCACTGGAGCCGGGCACCTTCGGGGAAAACCTGCTGCTGGGGGGGCTGGAGTCGGCCGGGGTCACCATCGGGGAGCGGTTCCGGGTGGGGGGCGTGCTGCTGGAGGTGACCGCCGCCCGGATTCCCTGCGCGACGCTGGGGGCACGAATGGGGGACGCGGGTTTCGTCAAGCAGTTTGCGGCGGCCCGCCGTCCCGGCTTCTATGTCCGCGTGCTGGAGGGCGGCGACGTGGGCGCAGGCGACCGGGTGACCCGCGAGCCTGGCCCCGCCAGAGCGCCCACCGTCGCACAGACCTTTGACCTGCGCTTCGCCCCCAGACCGCCCCGCGAGGAGCTGGAGCGGTGGCTGACCTACCCCCTGGCGCGGCGGTTGCGGCGGGACCTGGAGAAACTTCTCGCCACCCAGGACGGGCCAAACCCCGCGTCCTCTCCGAGAGGCTGA